The Polyodon spathula isolate WHYD16114869_AA chromosome 3, ASM1765450v1, whole genome shotgun sequence genome has a segment encoding these proteins:
- the LOC121313153 gene encoding tubulin beta-5 chain isoform X1 translates to MREIVHIQAGQCGNQIGTKFWEVISDEHGIDPAGNYVGDSTLQLERINVYYNEASSQKYVPRAVLIDLEPGTMDSVRSGPFGQLFRPDNLIFGQTGAGNNWAKGHYTEGAELVDSVLDVVRKECEHCDCLQGFQLTHSLGGGTGSGMGTLLISKIREEYPDRIMNTFSVMPSPKVSDTVVEPYNATLSVHQLVENTDETYCIDNEALYDICFRTLKLTTPTYGDLNHLVSSTMSGVTTSLRFPGQLNADLRKLAVNMVPFPRLHFFMPGFAPLTARGSQQYRALTVPELTQQMFDAKNMMAACDPRHGRYLTVATVFRGPMSMKEVDEQMLAVQNKNSSYFVEWIPNNVKVAVCDIPPQGLKMASTFIGNSTAIQELFKRISEQFSAMFRRKAFLHWFTGEGMDEMEFTEAESNMNDLVSEYQQYQEATADGEETFEEEEEEVNE, encoded by the exons ATGAGGGAAATAGTTCACATACAAGCAGGCCAATGTGGTAACCAAATTGGAACCAAG TTTTGGGAAGTGATCAGTGATGAACATGGCATCGACCCAGCAGGAAACTATGTCGGCGACTCAACTCTGCAGCTGGAGAGGATAAACGTTTACTATAACGAGGCATCCT CCCAGAAGTACGTTCCACGAGCAGTTCTGATTGATCTGGAGCCTGGCACGATGGATAGTGTTCGATCAGGGCCTTTTGGTCAACTTTTCAGACCTGATAACTTAATTTTTG GACAAACAGGTGCAGGGAACAACTGGGCAAAAGGCCATTATACCGAAGGGGCCGAGCTGGTGGACTCTGTGCTGGATGTGGTGAGGAAAGAATGCGAGCACTGTGACTGTCTGCAGGGGTTTCAGCTCACTCACTCCCTAGGAGGAGGCACAGGCTCTGGAATGGGAACACTACTCATCAGCAAAATCCGAGAGGAGTATCCCGACAGGATTATGAATACCTTCAGCGTCATGCCTTCTCCAAAAGTGTCAGACACTGTAGTTGAACCTTACAATGCCACCTTGTCCGTCCATCAGCTGGTTGAGAATACTGATGAAACATACTGCATCGACAACGAGGCCCTTTACGACATATGCTTTCGCACACTCAAGCTCACCACTCCCACGTATGGGGACCTGAACCACTTGGTGTCATCGACAATGAGTGGGGTCACCACCTCCCTGAGATTCCCAGGACAGCTCAACGCTGATCTACGGAAGCTAGCTGTCAACATGGTGCCATTCCCTCGCCTGCATTTCTTCATGCCTGGTTTCGCACCGCTCACAGCCCGTGGCAGCCAGCAGTACCGTGCTCTCACAGTCCCCGAGCTGACACAGCAAATGTTTGACGCCAAGAACATGATGGCTGCCTGCGACCCAAGGCACGGGCGCTACCTAACAGTGGCCACCGTCTTCCGGGGTCCCATGTCGATGAAGGAGGTGGACGAGCAGATGCTGGCTGTCCAGAACAAGAACAGTAGTTACTTTGTGGAGTGGATTCCAAATAATGTCAAGGTGGCAGTGTGCGACATTCCTCCCCAaggcctcaagatggcttccacGTTCATAGGCAACAGCACCGCTATTCAGGAGCTGTTCAAGCGAATCTCAGAGCAGTTTTCTGCCATGTTCAGGAGAAAGGCTTTCCTCCACTGGTTCACTGGGGAAGGGATGGATGAGATGGAGTTTACAGAGGCAGAAAGCAACATGAACGACCTTGTCTCTGAGTACCAGCAGTACCAGGAGGCCACAGCTGATGGAGAGGAGACATtcgaggaggaagaggaagaagtgaatgaataa
- the LOC121313153 gene encoding tubulin beta-5 chain isoform X2: MDSVRSGPFGQLFRPDNLIFGQTGAGNNWAKGHYTEGAELVDSVLDVVRKECEHCDCLQGFQLTHSLGGGTGSGMGTLLISKIREEYPDRIMNTFSVMPSPKVSDTVVEPYNATLSVHQLVENTDETYCIDNEALYDICFRTLKLTTPTYGDLNHLVSSTMSGVTTSLRFPGQLNADLRKLAVNMVPFPRLHFFMPGFAPLTARGSQQYRALTVPELTQQMFDAKNMMAACDPRHGRYLTVATVFRGPMSMKEVDEQMLAVQNKNSSYFVEWIPNNVKVAVCDIPPQGLKMASTFIGNSTAIQELFKRISEQFSAMFRRKAFLHWFTGEGMDEMEFTEAESNMNDLVSEYQQYQEATADGEETFEEEEEEVNE, from the exons ATGGATAGTGTTCGATCAGGGCCTTTTGGTCAACTTTTCAGACCTGATAACTTAATTTTTG GACAAACAGGTGCAGGGAACAACTGGGCAAAAGGCCATTATACCGAAGGGGCCGAGCTGGTGGACTCTGTGCTGGATGTGGTGAGGAAAGAATGCGAGCACTGTGACTGTCTGCAGGGGTTTCAGCTCACTCACTCCCTAGGAGGAGGCACAGGCTCTGGAATGGGAACACTACTCATCAGCAAAATCCGAGAGGAGTATCCCGACAGGATTATGAATACCTTCAGCGTCATGCCTTCTCCAAAAGTGTCAGACACTGTAGTTGAACCTTACAATGCCACCTTGTCCGTCCATCAGCTGGTTGAGAATACTGATGAAACATACTGCATCGACAACGAGGCCCTTTACGACATATGCTTTCGCACACTCAAGCTCACCACTCCCACGTATGGGGACCTGAACCACTTGGTGTCATCGACAATGAGTGGGGTCACCACCTCCCTGAGATTCCCAGGACAGCTCAACGCTGATCTACGGAAGCTAGCTGTCAACATGGTGCCATTCCCTCGCCTGCATTTCTTCATGCCTGGTTTCGCACCGCTCACAGCCCGTGGCAGCCAGCAGTACCGTGCTCTCACAGTCCCCGAGCTGACACAGCAAATGTTTGACGCCAAGAACATGATGGCTGCCTGCGACCCAAGGCACGGGCGCTACCTAACAGTGGCCACCGTCTTCCGGGGTCCCATGTCGATGAAGGAGGTGGACGAGCAGATGCTGGCTGTCCAGAACAAGAACAGTAGTTACTTTGTGGAGTGGATTCCAAATAATGTCAAGGTGGCAGTGTGCGACATTCCTCCCCAaggcctcaagatggcttccacGTTCATAGGCAACAGCACCGCTATTCAGGAGCTGTTCAAGCGAATCTCAGAGCAGTTTTCTGCCATGTTCAGGAGAAAGGCTTTCCTCCACTGGTTCACTGGGGAAGGGATGGATGAGATGGAGTTTACAGAGGCAGAAAGCAACATGAACGACCTTGTCTCTGAGTACCAGCAGTACCAGGAGGCCACAGCTGATGGAGAGGAGACATtcgaggaggaagaggaagaagtgaatgaataa